From Salinirubellus salinus, the proteins below share one genomic window:
- a CDS encoding substrate-binding domain-containing protein — MDRRTFLKGTAGAAGVTALAGCMGGGNGDGSGDGSGDDGGSGGGDADSGSSDGGSGPTDMVMTTSTETTAAYAMSQGIAAVVNENSEEVRLDARPSEGTNANIGRLDREEIQIAYIQNWTAAKINAGEEPFGNLSFTPNQVFHLYDLGWFFATANDGWETAGDIESGSRVSPAPRGAGTAEMLETALGYSGADYNRVSIDYGSQGSAMSEGRLDVGVSTLVNFSIEPGWLQEMKGTTDLRMLGWSDETVAKMEEDPGLLLTEVDTGDLENYAYTPDPVVLPSLAYNFVVRNDFSYDAVYNLLSTMWEQREGLGEYHGLLNNLADGEFWVKNAYDGVPFHPAAADFYEEQGLWSDEFTRGEE; from the coding sequence GTGGACCGCAGAACCTTCCTGAAGGGAACCGCTGGCGCGGCCGGTGTCACGGCCCTCGCCGGCTGTATGGGTGGGGGGAACGGCGACGGGAGCGGCGACGGGAGCGGTGACGATGGGGGGAGCGGCGGCGGCGACGCCGACTCTGGCAGCAGCGACGGTGGCTCCGGCCCGACGGACATGGTCATGACCACCTCGACGGAGACGACGGCCGCCTACGCGATGAGTCAGGGTATCGCGGCGGTCGTCAACGAGAACAGCGAGGAGGTCCGCCTCGACGCCCGTCCCAGCGAGGGGACGAACGCCAACATCGGCCGCCTCGACCGCGAGGAGATCCAGATCGCGTACATCCAGAACTGGACCGCCGCGAAGATCAACGCCGGCGAGGAGCCGTTCGGGAACCTCTCGTTCACGCCGAACCAGGTGTTCCACCTGTACGACCTCGGCTGGTTCTTCGCGACCGCCAACGACGGCTGGGAGACGGCGGGCGACATCGAGTCCGGGAGTCGCGTCTCGCCCGCCCCGCGTGGGGCCGGGACCGCGGAGATGCTCGAGACCGCACTCGGTTACTCCGGCGCGGACTACAACCGCGTCAGCATCGACTACGGGAGCCAGGGCAGCGCGATGAGCGAGGGCCGCCTCGACGTCGGCGTCTCGACGCTGGTCAACTTCTCCATCGAACCCGGCTGGCTCCAGGAGATGAAGGGGACGACGGACCTCCGGATGCTCGGCTGGTCCGACGAGACGGTCGCGAAGATGGAGGAGGACCCGGGGCTCCTCCTCACCGAGGTCGACACCGGCGACCTCGAGAACTACGCCTACACGCCCGACCCGGTCGTGTTGCCGTCGCTCGCGTACAACTTCGTCGTCCGGAACGACTTCAGCTACGACGCCGTCTACAACCTCCTCTCGACGATGTGGGAACAGCGCGAGGGGCTCGGCGAGTACCACGGCCTCCTGAACAACCTCGCTGACGGCGAGTTCTGGGTGAAGAACGCCTACGACGGCGTTCCGTTCCACCCGGCGGCCGCCGACTTCTACGAGGAGCAGGGACTCTGGTCGGACGAGTTCACCCGCGGCGAGGAGTAA
- a CDS encoding long-chain-fatty-acid--CoA ligase, producing MTNLVAEVAAAVDEYPTETAIAYDGTVTSYEEFWDRAGRFAAALDERGLGPDDRVAIYLPNLPQFVTAFYGTLRAGGIVVPMNPQYKAREITHLLSDSGTKAVVTLAENAGAVESVVPETDVEHVVSVGEDVESATEFEAFLADETLDVVDRADDDVACQPYTSGTTGKPKGVLLSHHNLAWTGRTNAELVEGGLTTDDGLVGTLPLFHIYGMSVVMNAALVNGAAYYPVTEWDATEVMTSIEEHRLTVMYGVPAMFNDMINQPDATDYDLSSLRFINSGGDSLPIEVLETFEELFDAELYEGYGLTETSPTTHANKPGARRKGSIGKPLPGVDSKVVGPNFEPMPRVEEGPVDEDVDLDAVVGEIVVAGPNVMQGYYGLPEANAAAFTDEDGTRWFHTGDLGYWDEDDFFYVVDRDKHMIVTGGYNVYPREIEELLYEHPDVAEAAVVGIPDERRNETVKAFVVPVPDADLSGETIKEYCLDRLAAYKHPREVAIVDELPRTTTGKVQKYELENE from the coding sequence ATGACCAATCTCGTTGCCGAGGTCGCCGCGGCCGTGGACGAGTACCCCACGGAGACCGCCATCGCCTACGACGGTACTGTCACCTCCTACGAGGAGTTCTGGGACCGAGCCGGCCGGTTCGCGGCCGCCCTCGACGAACGCGGCCTCGGGCCGGACGACCGCGTCGCCATCTACCTGCCGAACCTCCCGCAGTTCGTGACGGCGTTCTACGGGACGCTCCGCGCCGGCGGCATCGTCGTCCCGATGAACCCGCAGTACAAGGCCCGCGAGATAACGCACCTCCTCTCGGACTCGGGGACGAAGGCCGTCGTCACCCTCGCCGAGAACGCGGGCGCCGTCGAGTCGGTCGTTCCCGAGACGGACGTCGAACACGTCGTCAGCGTCGGCGAGGACGTCGAGTCGGCGACCGAGTTCGAAGCCTTCCTCGCGGACGAGACGCTCGACGTGGTCGACCGGGCCGACGACGACGTCGCCTGCCAGCCCTACACCTCGGGGACCACCGGGAAACCGAAGGGCGTCCTCCTGAGCCACCACAACCTCGCGTGGACCGGCCGGACCAACGCCGAGCTGGTCGAGGGCGGCCTCACCACCGACGATGGCCTCGTCGGCACGCTCCCGCTGTTCCACATCTACGGGATGTCCGTCGTGATGAACGCCGCACTCGTCAACGGCGCGGCCTACTACCCCGTCACCGAGTGGGATGCCACCGAGGTGATGACGAGCATCGAGGAGCACCGCCTCACCGTGATGTACGGCGTCCCGGCGATGTTCAACGACATGATCAACCAGCCGGACGCCACCGACTACGACCTGAGCTCGCTCCGGTTCATCAACTCCGGCGGCGACTCGCTCCCCATCGAGGTACTGGAGACGTTCGAGGAGCTGTTCGACGCCGAACTCTACGAGGGGTACGGCCTCACCGAGACCAGCCCCACGACCCACGCGAACAAGCCCGGTGCCCGCCGCAAGGGCAGCATCGGCAAGCCCCTCCCCGGCGTCGACTCGAAGGTCGTCGGCCCGAACTTCGAGCCGATGCCCCGCGTCGAGGAAGGGCCCGTCGACGAGGACGTCGACCTCGACGCGGTCGTCGGCGAGATCGTCGTCGCCGGCCCGAACGTGATGCAGGGCTACTACGGACTCCCCGAGGCCAACGCGGCCGCGTTCACCGACGAGGACGGCACCCGCTGGTTCCACACCGGCGACCTCGGCTACTGGGACGAGGACGACTTCTTCTACGTCGTCGACCGCGACAAGCACATGATCGTCACGGGGGGCTACAACGTCTACCCCCGCGAGATAGAGGAACTCCTCTACGAGCACCCAGACGTCGCGGAGGCCGCCGTCGTGGGTATCCCGGACGAACGCCGTAACGAGACGGTCAAGGCGTTCGTCGTCCCCGTCCCCGACGCCGACCTCTCGGGCGAGACCATCAAGGAGTACTGTCTCGACCGCCTCGCGGCCTACAAGCACCCCCGCGAGGTCGCCATCGTGGACGAACTCCCGCGGACGACGACCGGGAAGGTGCAGAAGTACGAGCTGGAGAACGAGTAG
- a CDS encoding acyl-CoA dehydrogenase family protein — protein sequence MLDYVDLEADLGREERMVQQTAREFVEDKFDPVVADHWVEGTFPTDLIPEMGELGFFAPNLEGYGLPNLSEKAYGILMQELEAGDSGLRSMASVQGSLVMYPIHSYGSEAQKDRWLEAMGRGEAIGCFGLTEPNHGSNPSSMETYAEAEDEGYVLNGTKTWITNSPIADVALVWAKDRSDDDTVKGFLVETDRDGVETPKIDEKLSLRASITGQIELSNVYVPEENVLPGVEGMKGPLSCLSQARFGIAWGAIGAARDCFETALEYGKDREQFGKPIAGFQLQQEKLAEMATQITTAQLLAHRLTDLKERGDLQPAQISMAKRNNVRMARDQSRIAREMLGGNGITADYSPMRHMANLETVYTYEGTHDIHSLIIGHDLTGIAAFE from the coding sequence ATGTTAGACTACGTGGACTTGGAGGCGGACCTCGGCCGGGAGGAGCGCATGGTGCAGCAGACCGCGCGAGAGTTCGTCGAGGACAAGTTCGACCCCGTCGTCGCCGACCACTGGGTCGAGGGGACGTTCCCGACCGACCTCATCCCCGAGATGGGTGAACTCGGGTTCTTCGCGCCCAACCTCGAGGGCTACGGCCTGCCGAACCTCTCGGAGAAGGCCTACGGCATCCTGATGCAGGAACTCGAGGCGGGCGACTCGGGGCTGCGCTCGATGGCGAGCGTCCAGGGCTCGCTCGTGATGTACCCCATCCACAGCTACGGGAGCGAGGCGCAGAAGGACCGCTGGCTGGAGGCGATGGGCCGCGGCGAGGCCATCGGCTGTTTCGGCCTGACCGAACCGAACCACGGCTCGAACCCGTCCTCGATGGAGACGTACGCCGAGGCCGAGGACGAGGGCTACGTCCTCAACGGGACGAAGACGTGGATCACCAACTCCCCCATCGCCGACGTGGCGCTCGTCTGGGCGAAGGACCGCTCGGACGACGACACGGTGAAGGGCTTCCTCGTGGAGACGGACCGCGACGGCGTGGAGACGCCGAAGATCGACGAGAAGCTCTCGCTCCGCGCGTCCATCACGGGGCAGATCGAACTCTCGAACGTGTACGTCCCCGAAGAGAACGTCCTGCCCGGTGTCGAGGGGATGAAGGGGCCGCTGTCCTGTCTCTCGCAGGCCCGCTTCGGCATCGCGTGGGGCGCAATCGGTGCCGCGCGTGACTGCTTCGAGACGGCGCTCGAGTACGGGAAGGACCGCGAGCAGTTCGGCAAGCCCATCGCGGGGTTCCAGCTCCAGCAGGAGAAGCTCGCGGAGATGGCGACCCAGATCACGACCGCCCAGTTGCTCGCCCACCGGCTGACGGACCTGAAGGAGCGCGGCGACCTCCAGCCCGCACAGATATCGATGGCCAAGCGGAACAACGTCCGGATGGCCCGCGACCAGTCGCGTATCGCCCGCGAGATGCTCGGCGGCAACGGCATCACCGCGGACTACTCGCCGATGCGCCACATGGCGAACCTCGAGACGGTCTACACGTACGAGGGGACCCACGACATCCACTCGCTCATCATCGGCCACGACCTGACGGGTATCGCGGCGTTCGAGTAA
- a CDS encoding RNA-binding protein, with translation MEVKSRHHLRGDEIDEIRDAVRETLGVEIDGDAFEDVEFVDSDQRVVLVDGEPLVVFFDGEPFLTVKGANAFPPERNVVTVDAGAVSFVSDGANVMRPGITAADGSIEPGALVAIAEETHGKVLAVGRADVAGSEMVGDSGKVVESLHHVGDELYGFSV, from the coding sequence ATGGAAGTCAAGTCCCGCCACCACCTCCGGGGCGACGAGATCGACGAGATCCGCGACGCGGTCCGCGAGACGCTGGGCGTCGAGATAGACGGCGACGCGTTCGAGGACGTGGAGTTCGTCGACTCCGACCAGCGGGTCGTGCTGGTCGACGGCGAACCGCTCGTCGTGTTCTTCGACGGCGAGCCGTTCCTCACCGTGAAGGGGGCCAACGCGTTCCCGCCCGAACGCAACGTCGTCACCGTCGACGCCGGCGCCGTCTCGTTCGTCAGCGACGGCGCGAACGTGATGCGCCCCGGCATCACGGCGGCCGACGGCTCCATCGAGCCGGGTGCCCTCGTCGCCATCGCCGAGGAGACTCACGGGAAGGTGCTCGCGGTGGGTCGCGCGGACGTCGCCGGGAGCGAGATGGTCGGCGACAGCGGGAAGGTGGTGGAGTCGCTCCACCACGTCGGCGACGAGCTGTACGGGTTCTCCGTCTGA
- a CDS encoding DUF7562 family protein, translating to MWGSRDRRRSRVTCIACGEDVPRADAREYDKYGDRFDRRDKEFEHLCKDCYREQSHQPRGGLEDLLVESGAGETDRDGFLETYTDLVREEFETRRSESRED from the coding sequence ATGTGGGGCAGCCGGGACCGGCGTCGCAGTCGGGTCACCTGTATCGCCTGCGGCGAGGACGTCCCCCGGGCGGACGCCCGCGAGTACGACAAGTACGGCGACCGCTTCGACCGCCGAGACAAGGAGTTCGAACACCTCTGCAAGGACTGCTACCGCGAGCAGAGTCACCAGCCACGCGGCGGGCTGGAGGACCTGCTCGTCGAGAGCGGCGCGGGCGAGACGGACCGGGACGGGTTCCTCGAGACGTACACCGACCTCGTCCGCGAGGAGTTCGAGACGCGGCGCTCGGAGTCACGCGAGGACTGA
- a CDS encoding ribonuclease catalytic domain-containing protein yields the protein MSDERDEQAYAGTAEGQGPVQIDEELARHLANKREELFEEFEILDEFPREVVREAEERTTDIESEIQSELDEDYRTDHRDLTTCTIDPADAQDFDDAISIAKEDGYYRLWVHIADVTHYVHPGSAMWEEAVKRANTVYLPAYTMHMLPPVLAETVCSLVPNEDRLAHTVEMLVDEETLSYEEIDIYKSVIHSDERLTYNQAEARLDEPDADLHEELVLVHELADALHEQRKEDGSLVLNPGRDRAHTIIEECMLKANKAVTHELQWVRGLEAMFRVHPQPSPQEWDKALQEIQELDGVSIPGEAWDDPRKAVNATLEQAPGRQLDKIQWAVMKVMPRAKYMNDPFGGHHALNFEVYGHFTSPIRRLSDLVNHWIIYQDETPADHDLAALCDHASSKQKDGETVERLYKQFLQEVGLDPHAVNNRGLEVVKDPEDEDEESEAEAAEEEAEAGMD from the coding sequence ATGAGCGACGAGCGCGACGAACAGGCCTACGCGGGGACGGCGGAGGGGCAGGGCCCGGTCCAGATCGATGAGGAACTGGCCCGCCACCTCGCCAACAAGCGCGAGGAGCTGTTCGAGGAGTTCGAGATACTGGACGAGTTCCCGCGGGAGGTCGTCCGCGAGGCCGAGGAGCGGACCACCGACATCGAGAGCGAGATACAGTCGGAACTGGACGAGGACTACCGCACCGACCACCGCGACCTGACGACCTGCACCATCGACCCGGCCGACGCGCAGGACTTCGACGACGCCATCTCCATCGCCAAGGAGGACGGCTACTACCGCCTCTGGGTCCACATCGCCGACGTCACCCACTACGTCCACCCCGGCAGCGCGATGTGGGAGGAGGCGGTCAAGCGCGCGAACACGGTCTACCTCCCGGCGTACACGATGCACATGCTCCCGCCGGTGCTCGCCGAGACGGTCTGTTCGCTCGTCCCGAACGAGGACCGGCTGGCCCACACCGTCGAGATGCTCGTCGACGAGGAGACGCTCTCCTACGAGGAGATAGACATCTACAAGAGCGTCATCCACTCCGACGAGCGGCTCACCTACAACCAGGCCGAGGCCCGACTCGACGAACCCGACGCGGACCTCCACGAGGAACTCGTGCTGGTCCACGAGCTCGCGGACGCGCTCCACGAACAGCGCAAGGAGGACGGCTCGCTCGTCCTCAACCCCGGCCGTGACCGCGCCCACACCATCATCGAGGAGTGCATGCTGAAGGCGAACAAGGCCGTCACGCACGAACTCCAGTGGGTCCGCGGCCTCGAGGCGATGTTCCGGGTCCACCCCCAGCCGAGTCCGCAGGAGTGGGACAAGGCTCTGCAGGAGATCCAGGAACTCGACGGCGTCTCCATCCCCGGCGAGGCGTGGGACGACCCCCGGAAGGCCGTCAACGCGACGCTGGAGCAGGCGCCCGGCCGACAACTGGACAAGATCCAGTGGGCTGTGATGAAGGTGATGCCCCGCGCGAAGTACATGAACGACCCGTTCGGCGGGCACCACGCGCTGAACTTCGAGGTGTACGGCCACTTCACCTCGCCCATCCGCCGACTCTCGGACCTCGTCAACCACTGGATCATCTACCAGGACGAGACGCCCGCCGACCACGACCTCGCGGCGCTCTGTGACCACGCGAGTTCGAAACAGAAGGACGGCGAGACGGTCGAGCGGCTCTACAAGCAGTTCCTCCAGGAGGTCGGGCTGGACCCGCACGCGGTGAACAACCGCGGGCTGGAGGTCGTGAAGGATCCCGAAGACGAGGACGAGGAGAGCGAGGCCGAGGCCGCCGAGGAGGAGGCCGAAGCCGGGATGGACTGA
- a CDS encoding ABC transporter ATP-binding protein, with translation MPASESEAVETESEATNTGHERVPPLELREVVKEYDSGAETVRALKGVDFRVDRGEFVSVVGPSGSGKSTMLNMLGLLDVPTSGEVLLDGADVTTFSERERTDARKEYIGFVFQSFFLIDSLTAVENVTLPTVYDRDRDATARAERLLERVGLGDRLDHTPGQLSGGQKQRVAIARALVNDPDVLLADEPTGNLDQETGTTILEEFSRICDEEDVAVVTVTHDPLVSDYADREVELVDGVIGG, from the coding sequence ATGCCCGCGAGCGAGTCGGAGGCGGTCGAGACCGAGAGCGAGGCCACGAACACCGGCCACGAGCGCGTCCCGCCGCTCGAACTCCGGGAGGTCGTCAAGGAGTACGACTCCGGGGCCGAGACGGTCCGGGCGCTGAAGGGCGTGGACTTCCGCGTCGACCGCGGGGAGTTCGTCAGCGTCGTCGGCCCCTCGGGGTCCGGCAAGTCGACGATGCTGAACATGCTCGGCCTGCTCGACGTGCCCACCAGCGGCGAGGTGCTGCTCGACGGCGCCGACGTCACGACCTTCTCCGAACGCGAGCGGACCGACGCCCGCAAGGAGTACATCGGGTTCGTCTTCCAGTCGTTCTTCCTCATCGACTCGCTCACCGCCGTCGAGAACGTCACGCTCCCCACCGTCTACGACCGGGACCGCGACGCCACCGCTCGCGCCGAGCGACTGCTCGAACGGGTGGGACTCGGCGACCGACTGGACCACACGCCCGGCCAGCTCTCGGGGGGACAGAAACAGCGCGTCGCCATCGCCCGCGCGCTCGTGAACGACCCGGACGTGCTGCTGGCGGACGAACCGACCGGCAACCTCGACCAGGAGACGGGGACCACCATCCTCGAGGAGTTCTCGCGCATCTGTGACGAGGAGGACGTGGCCGTCGTCACGGTCACGCACGACCCGCTCGTGAGCGACTACGCCGACCGCGAGGTCGAACTGGTGGACGGGGTGATCGGCGGGTGA
- a CDS encoding ABC transporter permease: MTVLERFPAVLMAFRNLDRNRLRSALAALGIVIGVVAIATLGIFGNVLQLSATNELGGIGDQVIVSPNTDTGESTLSPRDVATVQRVAEGRGEAVPLVTSGAVVTGSGGQSFAQLYGLSDPAALFEAEAGTLPRQHRQGAIVGQSLAAELDLQVGSAIEIEGNRYRVVAVLAEGEDITPIRPDNAVVLPEDEFVQDGYNQVVVQANSGEDARFVAATVRERLNAREQRVSVFELGSILDQIREFFTLLNGFLIALGTVSLVVAGVAIFNVMLMSTRERRGEIGVLRAVGVQKGDVLRTLVVESALLGVLGGFVGIVVSSLAVGALYQFSPIGLDVVLAPSNGFYLLLAFGFGVLIALLSGLYPAWKAANEHPVDALRD, encoded by the coding sequence GTGACGGTGCTCGAGCGGTTCCCGGCGGTGCTGATGGCGTTCCGGAACCTCGACCGCAACCGCCTGCGTTCGGCGCTCGCGGCGCTCGGCATCGTCATCGGCGTCGTCGCCATCGCCACGCTCGGCATCTTCGGCAACGTCCTCCAGCTCTCGGCGACGAACGAACTCGGCGGCATCGGCGACCAGGTCATCGTCTCGCCGAACACCGACACCGGCGAGAGCACGCTCTCGCCACGCGACGTGGCGACCGTCCAGCGCGTCGCCGAGGGCCGCGGGGAGGCCGTCCCGCTCGTCACCAGCGGCGCCGTCGTCACCGGTTCGGGCGGCCAGTCTTTCGCCCAGCTCTACGGGCTGTCCGACCCAGCCGCGCTGTTCGAAGCCGAGGCGGGGACCCTCCCCAGACAGCACAGACAGGGCGCCATCGTCGGCCAGTCGCTCGCGGCCGAACTCGACCTGCAGGTCGGGAGCGCCATCGAGATAGAGGGGAACCGCTACCGGGTCGTCGCGGTGCTCGCCGAGGGGGAGGACATCACGCCCATCCGGCCCGACAACGCCGTCGTCCTCCCCGAGGACGAGTTCGTGCAGGACGGCTACAACCAGGTCGTCGTGCAGGCCAACTCCGGCGAGGACGCCCGGTTCGTCGCGGCGACGGTCCGCGAGCGACTGAACGCCCGCGAACAGCGCGTCTCCGTCTTCGAACTCGGGAGCATCCTCGACCAGATACGCGAGTTCTTCACCCTCCTGAACGGCTTCCTCATCGCGCTGGGGACGGTGTCGCTCGTCGTCGCCGGCGTCGCCATCTTCAACGTGATGCTGATGAGCACGCGCGAGCGCCGCGGCGAGATCGGCGTGCTGCGCGCCGTCGGGGTCCAGAAGGGCGACGTGCTCCGGACGCTCGTGGTGGAGTCGGCGCTCCTCGGGGTGCTCGGCGGGTTCGTCGGCATCGTCGTCTCGTCGCTGGCCGTCGGCGCCCTCTACCAGTTCAGCCCCATCGGACTGGACGTGGTGCTCGCCCCCTCGAACGGGTTCTACCTGCTGCTCGCGTTCGGGTTCGGCGTGCTCATCGCGCTGCTGTCGGGGCTGTACCCGGCGTGGAAGGCGGCGAACGAGCACCCGGTGGACGCGCTGCGGGACTGA
- a CDS encoding TOBE domain-containing protein, protein MVLSARNRLDGTVTAVTTDGVMAEVVVELGDGQTVTSTITRGSVERLGLEEGDDVSAVVKASEVMIDKA, encoded by the coding sequence ATGGTACTCAGTGCCCGCAACAGACTCGACGGGACGGTGACCGCGGTGACGACGGACGGCGTGATGGCCGAGGTCGTGGTGGAACTCGGCGACGGGCAGACCGTCACCTCGACCATCACCCGTGGCTCCGTCGAGCGACTCGGTCTCGAGGAGGGCGACGACGTGAGCGCCGTCGTCAAGGCCAGCGAAGTGATGATAGACAAGGCGTAG
- a CDS encoding PAS domain-containing sensor histidine kinase → MDAAELGGGRGERDRSERLLDLVLETGAVVAAGLDTDLRHEWVHNPNPDPPEAEILGKRDDELYPPSDADPTMALKRVALEEDRRVDREFVFQKPWGPVAYRAAAEPTHDEAGEQTGVLFAAFDRTEQYQLLDRTTDGVYTVDPDWRVTFWNDTMAERTGVEAETVVGERLWDQFGDTIPATLAEAYRGAMATGEPVELEQYVPEPFDYWVEVRAFPGDGGMTVFSRDVTETVERTRELERREYLFDEMQEIAELGVWEYDPISETLWWSDGMYRVHGLESTDDPPTIEGAIECYHPDDRPRVEAAFERALEDGTGYSLDLRLANPDGGVRDVRNRAEAVTEHGEVVLVRGTIQDITAVKRTERSLRQQNERLDDFVDLVAHDLRNPLSVATAFTDIAIEDDSVDDLDRVQAALGRMEDLLEDVLTAAHAGQSLTETAPIDVAGLARSAWENVDTSDAELHVEEGIGQVQGEYGRLLRLFENLVRNAVEHGATSPDASASRDAVEHGGGGVTVTVGPLADAVGFYVADDGVGIPPSERDRVFERGYSTNREGTGFGLAIVADVVAVHGWTVEVAESADGGARFEITVTNGPS, encoded by the coding sequence ATGGACGCTGCGGAACTCGGGGGCGGCCGTGGGGAGCGTGACCGGAGCGAGCGACTGCTCGACCTGGTCCTCGAGACGGGAGCTGTCGTGGCGGCGGGGCTCGATACGGACCTGCGACACGAGTGGGTCCACAACCCGAACCCGGACCCGCCCGAGGCGGAGATACTCGGCAAGCGCGACGACGAACTCTACCCGCCGTCGGACGCCGACCCAACGATGGCGCTGAAGCGGGTGGCGCTGGAGGAGGACCGGCGCGTCGACCGGGAGTTCGTCTTCCAGAAGCCGTGGGGCCCCGTCGCCTACCGGGCGGCCGCCGAACCGACCCACGACGAGGCGGGCGAGCAGACCGGGGTGCTGTTCGCCGCGTTCGACCGCACCGAGCAGTACCAGTTGCTGGACCGGACCACCGACGGCGTCTACACGGTCGATCCGGACTGGCGGGTCACCTTCTGGAACGACACGATGGCCGAGCGGACGGGCGTCGAGGCGGAGACGGTGGTCGGCGAGCGGCTCTGGGACCAGTTCGGCGACACCATCCCGGCGACGCTGGCGGAGGCGTACCGCGGGGCGATGGCCACGGGCGAGCCGGTGGAACTGGAACAGTACGTCCCCGAGCCGTTCGACTACTGGGTCGAGGTGCGGGCGTTCCCCGGCGACGGAGGGATGACCGTGTTCTCGCGGGACGTGACCGAGACGGTCGAACGGACCCGCGAGCTGGAGCGACGGGAGTACCTGTTCGACGAGATGCAGGAGATCGCCGAGCTGGGCGTCTGGGAGTACGACCCCATCTCCGAGACGCTCTGGTGGTCCGACGGGATGTACCGGGTCCACGGGCTGGAGTCGACGGACGACCCACCGACCATCGAGGGGGCCATCGAGTGCTACCACCCGGACGACCGGCCCCGCGTCGAGGCAGCGTTCGAACGGGCCCTCGAGGACGGGACGGGCTACAGCCTCGACCTGCGGCTGGCGAACCCCGACGGCGGCGTGCGGGACGTCCGGAACCGGGCGGAGGCCGTCACCGAGCACGGTGAGGTCGTGCTCGTCCGGGGGACGATACAGGACATCACGGCGGTGAAGCGGACCGAGCGGAGCCTCCGCCAGCAGAACGAGCGGCTCGACGACTTCGTCGACCTCGTCGCCCACGACCTGCGGAACCCGCTGTCGGTCGCGACCGCGTTCACCGATATCGCCATCGAGGACGACAGCGTCGACGACCTCGACCGGGTCCAGGCCGCACTCGGCCGGATGGAGGACCTGCTGGAGGACGTGCTCACGGCTGCGCACGCCGGCCAGTCGCTCACCGAGACGGCGCCGATCGACGTCGCCGGGCTCGCCCGGTCGGCATGGGAGAACGTCGACACCAGCGACGCCGAGCTCCACGTCGAGGAGGGTATCGGCCAGGTCCAGGGAGAGTACGGCCGACTGCTCCGGCTGTTCGAGAACCTCGTCCGGAACGCCGTCGAACACGGCGCGACGAGCCCCGACGCGTCTGCGAGTCGGGACGCCGTCGAACACGGCGGGGGGGGTGTCACCGTGACGGTCGGCCCGCTCGCCGACGCGGTGGGGTTCTACGTCGCCGACGACGGCGTCGGTATCCCACCGAGTGAACGCGACCGGGTGTTCGAACGCGGCTACTCGACGAACCGCGAGGGGACGGGGTTCGGCCTCGCCATCGTCGCCGACGTGGTCGCGGTCCACGGCTGGACCGTCGAGGTGGCCGAGTCGGCCGACGGTGGCGCCCGATTCGAGATCACCGTCACGAACGGTCCGAGCTGA
- a CDS encoding RidA family protein — MERTRIASGTEWESRVGYSRAVRVGDRVLVSGTTATDADGDVVGGTPAEQTRRALSNVGRALEAAGASLEDVVRTRLYVTDIEDWEAIGEVHGEFFGEARPAATMVEVSALVDPELCVEVECEALVEGLSSDRS; from the coding sequence ATGGAACGGACACGCATCGCGTCCGGCACGGAGTGGGAGTCGCGGGTCGGCTACTCGCGGGCGGTCCGCGTCGGCGACCGGGTGCTCGTCTCGGGGACCACCGCCACGGACGCGGACGGCGACGTCGTGGGCGGCACGCCGGCCGAGCAGACCAGACGGGCGCTCTCGAACGTGGGGCGGGCGCTGGAGGCGGCCGGGGCGAGCCTCGAGGACGTGGTCCGGACCCGCCTCTACGTCACCGACATCGAGGACTGGGAAGCCATCGGCGAGGTCCACGGGGAGTTCTTCGGCGAGGCCCGCCCGGCCGCGACGATGGTGGAGGTGTCGGCGCTCGTGGACCCGGAACTGTGCGTGGAGGTGGAGTGCGAGGCTCTCGTCGAGGGGCTCAGCTCGGACCGTTCGTGA